The sequence below is a genomic window from Ottowia sp. SB7-C50.
AACGAACAACCGATTTCCGAGGTGTTGCGGCAGGCGCGCCGCATCGTCATCAAGGTCGGCTCCAGCCTGGTGACCAACGAAGGCCGCGGCCTCGATGAATCGGCCATCGGCGAATGGTGCCGCCAGATGGCACTGCTGGAGAACGAACCCGGCGCGCAGCGCGAGGTGATCATGGTGTCCAGCGGCGCCATCGCCGAAGGGATGAAGCGCCTGGGCTGGGCCAAGCGGCCGCACGAAGTCAACGAGCTGCAGGCCGCTGCTGCCGTCGGCCAGATGGGGCTGGCGCAGATGTACGAGACCAAGCTGCGCGAGCAGGGCCTGCGCAGCGCGCAGGTGCTGCTGACCCACGCCGACCTGGCCGACCGCGAGCGTTACCTGAACGCGCGTTCCACGCTGCTGACGCTGCTGCAATTCAAGGTGCTGCCCGTCATCAACGAGAACGACACGGTGGTCACCGACGAGATCAAGGTGGGCGACAACGACACGCTGGGCGCGCTGGTGGCCAATCTGATCGAAGCCGACCTGCTGATCATCCTGACCGACCAGAAGGGCCTGTACACCGCCGATCCGCGCGCCAATCCGTCGGCCGAATTCGTGCACGAGGCCCGCGCCGGCGACCTGGCGCTGGAGCGCATGGCGGGCGGCGCGGGCTCCAGCATCGGCAAGGGCGGCATGCTGACCAAGATCCTGGCCGCCAAGCGCGCGGCGGGTTCGGGCGCATCCACGGTGATCGCCTGGGGCCGCGAGCCGGACGTGCTGGTGCGCTTGTCGCGCGGTGAACGCATCGGCACGCTGCTGGTCGCGCCGACGCAGAAGATGCAGGCGCGCAAGCAGTGGATGGCCGATCATCTGCAGCTGCGCGGCGCGCTGTGGGTCGACGACGGCGCCGTTGCCAAGCTGCGCGGTGCCGGCACCAGCCTGCTGCCGATCGGCATGACGCAGGTCGACGGCGTGTTTGCGCGCGGCGATGTGGTGG
It includes:
- the proB gene encoding glutamate 5-kinase is translated as MNEQPISEVLRQARRIVIKVGSSLVTNEGRGLDESAIGEWCRQMALLENEPGAQREVIMVSSGAIAEGMKRLGWAKRPHEVNELQAAAAVGQMGLAQMYETKLREQGLRSAQVLLTHADLADRERYLNARSTLLTLLQFKVLPVINENDTVVTDEIKVGDNDTLGALVANLIEADLLIILTDQKGLYTADPRANPSAEFVHEARAGDLALERMAGGAGSSIGKGGMLTKILAAKRAAGSGASTVIAWGREPDVLVRLSRGERIGTLLVAPTQKMQARKQWMADHLQLRGALWVDDGAVAKLRGAGTSLLPIGMTQVDGVFARGDVVAIRDAGGAEIARGLANYSSAEARLLCRKPSSDIRALLGYAAEPEMVHRDNLVMARQK